One Scyliorhinus canicula chromosome 9, sScyCan1.1, whole genome shotgun sequence DNA segment encodes these proteins:
- the nop10 gene encoding H/ACA ribonucleoprotein complex subunit 3: MFLQVYLDCNGDRVYTLKKLDPMGHSTSSAHPARFSPDDKYSRHRVTIKKRFNLLMTQQPPPIL, translated from the coding sequence ATGTTCCTGCAGGTTTACCTGGACTGTAATGGGGACAGGGTTTACACCCTGAAGAAGTTGGATCCGATGGGACATTCCACTTCCAGCGCGCACCCTGCCCGCTTCTCTCCGGACGACAAGTATTCCCGACACCGAGTGACCATCAAGAAACGCTTCAACCTGCTGATGACCCAGCAGCCGCCACCTATCCTGTGA